One stretch of Cyanobium sp. Tous-M-B4 DNA includes these proteins:
- a CDS encoding DUF1156 domain-containing protein: MMTDHPVKRRKKMIEVAIPLEAINAASAREKSIRHGHPSTLHLWWARRPLAAARAVIFCQMVDDPSAVPEEFPTEEDQENERLRLFALVSELVIWENTTNELVLNRAREEIKRSWRRACDDNSNHPQAAELFNPDKLPGFHDPFAGGGALPLEAQRLGLEACASDLNPVAVLINKTMIEIPGLVRDAKPVNPDSVKKLSLNNYTKAEGLAEDVAYYGKWIGSEARRRLEYLYQSVEVTDELILDPGNPRKDLAKYKGRCLPVIAWLWARTVKSPNPAFQGIDVPLASTFLLSTSGKNHAYIVPIVDSDGYRITVCAGSPPDPQLTKTGLSAGKWNAFKCLMSGSPISYDYIRAEGVAGRMGLRCLGVVVQGDKERVYLPPSASCNAEQEITSPGWFPELEINHHPRDIKTQIYGITKHGQLFTPRQLALLSTLGDLVGEANKAISIDAQSAGMSKAEACHYSGYVCTYLGQVVSKMTSYHCTLGLWRANQGKSGRAFGRQAIPMVWDFPECSPFAGAGGDWDGMCEDSAKVIRHLGKGAKGVSNQHPAQLLNPHIKTPTIISTDPPYYDNVGYADLSDFFYVWLRRSLSGIYPDLFATMAVPKAEELVATPYRHGGKESADHFFLEGMINAMRAILNEAHPVFPCTIYYAFKQAEAKSNLGFASTGWESFLEAVITAGFEITGTLPIRTEQSSALKSNYNSLASSIVLVCNKRSETALNLTRSEFRRELKYFLPKALKQLERANIAPVDVAQAAIGPGMAIYSSARAVLNPDDSPMSVREALIEINAALDEYLSQDEGDLDADSRFALTFFESYGYEERSYGDAEGLAIARNLSVDGVAEAGILSSLAGKVRLYQRAQLPEGWDPTTDRRLCVWEATQHLIKRLEANGESAAAELLLQLKNVSGHGDLATNCRALAYRLYNHCEKKKQAEEARSYNGLVIAWPELERLASASSTSSSAPLQTTLI; encoded by the coding sequence ATGATGACCGACCACCCCGTCAAACGCCGCAAGAAGATGATCGAGGTCGCCATCCCTTTGGAGGCGATCAATGCGGCATCGGCACGGGAGAAGAGCATCCGTCATGGTCACCCCAGCACCTTGCATTTGTGGTGGGCGCGGCGGCCGTTGGCAGCAGCAAGGGCGGTGATCTTCTGCCAGATGGTGGATGACCCTTCAGCAGTACCGGAGGAGTTCCCTACTGAGGAAGATCAGGAGAACGAACGGCTGCGGCTGTTTGCCCTTGTCAGTGAGCTGGTCATCTGGGAGAACACCACCAATGAACTGGTGTTGAACCGAGCTCGGGAAGAAATCAAGCGGAGCTGGCGGCGGGCCTGCGATGACAACTCTAATCACCCACAGGCAGCAGAGCTCTTTAATCCAGACAAGCTGCCCGGCTTCCACGATCCATTTGCAGGCGGCGGAGCTTTGCCCCTGGAGGCGCAGCGGCTTGGGCTGGAGGCCTGCGCCAGTGATCTGAACCCGGTGGCAGTCCTCATCAACAAGACAATGATCGAGATTCCAGGGCTGGTTCGTGACGCCAAACCTGTCAATCCTGACTCAGTCAAAAAGTTGTCACTTAATAATTACACAAAGGCGGAAGGGCTTGCCGAGGATGTGGCTTATTACGGCAAGTGGATTGGGAGCGAAGCAAGGCGGAGGCTGGAATACCTCTATCAAAGTGTTGAAGTCACTGATGAGCTAATACTAGATCCAGGGAATCCCAGGAAAGATTTAGCAAAATACAAAGGCCGCTGCCTGCCTGTAATTGCCTGGCTATGGGCTAGGACAGTAAAAAGCCCTAACCCAGCATTTCAAGGGATTGATGTTCCACTGGCTTCAACTTTCCTGCTTTCAACTAGCGGCAAAAACCACGCCTATATTGTGCCAATTGTCGACAGCGACGGTTATCGCATTACTGTCTGTGCTGGCTCACCACCAGACCCCCAATTGACAAAAACTGGATTGTCAGCAGGAAAGTGGAATGCATTTAAATGCCTAATGTCGGGCTCCCCGATTTCCTATGATTATATTCGTGCCGAAGGTGTTGCGGGCCGAATGGGCTTGCGCTGCCTAGGGGTTGTTGTTCAGGGCGACAAAGAAAGGGTTTACCTGCCGCCATCTGCAAGTTGCAATGCAGAGCAAGAAATAACGAGCCCAGGCTGGTTTCCAGAGCTTGAGATAAATCATCACCCTAGAGACATCAAGACTCAAATTTATGGCATTACCAAGCATGGCCAGTTGTTTACGCCTAGGCAACTGGCTCTACTATCAACATTGGGAGACCTTGTTGGCGAGGCGAACAAGGCTATTTCCATAGATGCGCAATCTGCTGGGATGAGCAAAGCTGAAGCTTGCCACTATTCGGGTTATGTCTGCACATACCTTGGTCAAGTAGTATCAAAGATGACTTCTTATCACTGCACGCTTGGACTATGGAGGGCTAATCAAGGAAAAAGTGGGCGTGCTTTTGGAAGGCAAGCAATACCTATGGTATGGGACTTCCCCGAGTGCAGCCCCTTTGCTGGCGCTGGTGGGGATTGGGATGGAATGTGTGAGGACTCTGCAAAAGTTATTCGTCATCTTGGCAAAGGAGCAAAGGGAGTGTCCAATCAACACCCTGCTCAACTTCTTAATCCCCATATTAAAACACCAACAATTATCAGCACCGACCCTCCGTATTATGACAATGTCGGATACGCCGACCTCTCGGATTTTTTCTATGTTTGGCTGCGTAGAAGCTTAAGCGGCATCTATCCAGATCTTTTTGCCACAATGGCGGTCCCCAAAGCGGAGGAGCTTGTAGCTACTCCCTACAGACATGGAGGGAAAGAAAGCGCTGATCATTTCTTTCTTGAAGGAATGATTAATGCAATGAGGGCGATACTAAACGAAGCCCACCCAGTTTTTCCATGTACAATTTACTACGCTTTTAAGCAGGCAGAAGCAAAAAGTAATTTAGGGTTTGCCAGCACGGGCTGGGAGAGCTTTTTGGAGGCGGTTATTACTGCAGGTTTTGAAATCACAGGAACCTTGCCAATAAGGACCGAGCAGTCAAGCGCACTTAAGTCCAATTATAATTCACTCGCTTCAAGTATTGTCCTGGTTTGCAATAAACGCTCCGAGACCGCTCTCAATCTAACGCGGAGTGAATTTCGGCGAGAGCTTAAATATTTCTTGCCCAAGGCTCTTAAGCAGCTTGAACGTGCAAATATCGCCCCTGTTGATGTCGCTCAAGCTGCTATTGGGCCTGGCATGGCGATCTACAGCAGTGCCAGGGCCGTGCTCAACCCCGATGATAGCCCCATGAGCGTGCGGGAGGCCCTAATCGAGATCAACGCCGCCCTCGATGAGTACCTCTCCCAGGACGAAGGCGATCTCGACGCTGATAGCCGCTTTGCCCTCACCTTCTTTGAGAGCTACGGCTATGAAGAGCGCTCCTATGGGGATGCTGAAGGTTTAGCCATTGCTCGCAACCTCTCCGTTGATGGGGTTGCAGAGGCTGGAATCCTCTCCTCCTTGGCTGGGAAGGTGCGGCTCTACCAGCGCGCCCAACTTCCAGAGGGTTGGGATCCCACCACCGATCGTCGTCTCTGCGTTTGGGAGGCAACTCAGCATCTGATCAAGCGACTAGAAGCGAACGGGGAAAGCGCTGCCGCTGAGCTACTGCTTCAGCTCAAGAATGTCTCCGGCCACGGTGATCTCGCCACCAATTGCCGTGCCCTTGCCTATCGCCTCTACAACCACTGCGAGAAGAAGAAACAAGCAGAAGAAGCCCGCTCCTACAACGGCCTGGTGATCGCCTGGCCTGAGCTGGAGCGCCTTGCATCAGCTTCCTCCACCAGCTCGTCTGCGCCCCTTCAGACCACCCTGATCTGA